A genomic region of Gemmata massiliana contains the following coding sequences:
- a CDS encoding polysaccharide deacetylase family protein translates to MLRHATALVTLLALATSALTREPIPDRLVVLTFDDASKSHYTVARPLLMKHKFGATFFVTEGWDFATNQKDYMTWGEIAQLHKDGFEIGNHTIDHKSVTDKTIRDLPAQIKAINARCKEHGIPQPVSFAYPGNAITKDALPVLKDLGIRFARRGGAPEYPYKDGRGFAYEPGLDHPLLVPTAGDARPNWTLDDLKLAVAQAKHGKIAVLQFHGVPDTAHDWVTTKKEQFEAFVKYLADEKFTVIAMRDLAKFVDPEVAPADPFGVIEDRKKLVEAKRDGSAGRPTKSDSELRYWLDNALVQHRFTTTETGAALDLTADEVTAAAKRLGIDPAKRPEQKPGDALVVLPYPGGRHPRIGFRDGAIRPQRETKVSAFAPWNDGGYAVADAPEAVWFEPTPKKPELLYLAHTHVPTTWDRQKIALDPLEWTRGKDGSLALERTLPNKVTLMSKVVPGKDGVRMEFRVTNGTDQALTGLRVQMCVMLAGLTGFDKQTNDNKVFAAPFAACKDATGKRWVITGWEQCGRAWGNPPCPCLHADPVVEDCPPGQTKAVRGWLSFYEGADIDSELKRLKAVAFP, encoded by the coding sequence ATGCTGCGACACGCCACCGCCCTCGTCACGCTACTCGCGCTCGCGACCTCAGCGCTGACCCGAGAGCCGATCCCGGACCGGCTCGTCGTGCTGACGTTCGACGACGCGAGCAAGTCGCACTACACCGTCGCCCGACCGCTCCTGATGAAGCACAAGTTCGGCGCGACGTTCTTCGTGACCGAAGGGTGGGACTTCGCTACGAATCAAAAGGACTACATGACCTGGGGCGAGATCGCGCAGTTGCACAAGGACGGCTTCGAGATCGGTAACCACACGATCGACCACAAGAGCGTGACCGATAAGACTATTCGCGACCTGCCGGCCCAAATTAAAGCCATTAACGCCCGGTGCAAGGAGCACGGCATCCCGCAGCCGGTCAGTTTCGCGTACCCGGGCAACGCGATCACGAAGGACGCGCTCCCGGTCCTGAAAGACCTCGGGATCAGGTTCGCGCGCCGCGGGGGCGCGCCCGAGTACCCGTACAAGGACGGGCGCGGGTTCGCCTACGAACCGGGCCTCGACCACCCGCTGCTCGTCCCCACTGCCGGCGACGCCCGCCCGAACTGGACCCTCGACGACCTCAAACTCGCCGTGGCGCAGGCCAAACATGGCAAAATCGCGGTGCTGCAATTTCACGGCGTCCCGGACACGGCCCACGACTGGGTGACCACGAAGAAGGAGCAGTTCGAGGCGTTCGTGAAGTATCTCGCGGACGAGAAATTCACCGTCATCGCGATGCGCGATCTGGCGAAGTTCGTTGACCCCGAAGTCGCGCCGGCGGACCCGTTCGGGGTGATCGAGGACCGCAAGAAACTCGTCGAAGCGAAGCGCGACGGGAGCGCCGGCCGCCCGACCAAGAGCGACAGCGAGCTGCGGTACTGGCTGGACAACGCGCTGGTTCAGCACCGCTTCACCACCACCGAAACCGGAGCCGCACTGGACCTCACCGCCGATGAAGTGACTGCGGCGGCCAAGCGCCTCGGCATCGACCCGGCCAAGCGCCCCGAGCAGAAGCCCGGCGACGCACTCGTTGTGCTGCCCTACCCCGGCGGGCGCCACCCGCGCATCGGCTTTCGCGACGGCGCGATTCGTCCCCAGCGCGAAACAAAGGTGAGCGCGTTCGCACCGTGGAACGACGGCGGCTACGCGGTCGCGGACGCGCCCGAAGCGGTGTGGTTCGAGCCGACACCCAAGAAGCCCGAACTGCTCTACCTCGCGCACACGCACGTACCGACCACATGGGACCGACAGAAGATCGCGCTCGATCCCCTGGAGTGGACCCGCGGCAAAGACGGGTCACTCGCGCTCGAGCGCACGCTGCCGAACAAAGTCACGCTCATGTCGAAGGTAGTGCCCGGCAAAGACGGGGTGCGAATGGAGTTCCGCGTTACAAACGGCACCGACCAAGCGCTCACCGGGTTGCGGGTACAAATGTGCGTGATGCTCGCGGGGCTGACCGGGTTCGACAAGCAAACGAACGACAATAAGGTGTTCGCGGCCCCGTTCGCCGCGTGCAAGGACGCCACAGGCAAGCGCTGGGTGATTACCGGTTGGGAGCAGTGCGGGCGCGCGTGGGGCAACCCGCCGTGCCCGTGCCTGCACGCCGACCCGGTGGTGGAGGACTGCCCGCCGGGGCAGACGAAAGCCGTCCGCGGGTGGCTGTCCTTCTATGAGGGCGCGGACATCGACTCCGAGTTGAAGCGTTTGAAGGCTGTCGCGTTCCCGTGA